TTTAATGCAAGCTTCCCTGACTCATGGTTCTCTTTATTCATGGCTGTTAAGCAGTTTGTGTTCCAACACAGTTCTGAACACTTTGACAAGGTGAGTTTTTTTGCATGGTCTGgtcaaagctgctgctgaaaatTTGAGATCAGAAAATGCTTTGATTTATGTTACTGAAAGTATATGGATGATGCTGAGCTTTCTGTGGAAATTACTGAAAATGGGCAACTTCCTTGCAGTCAGGCAGTGTGTAATTTGATTAAGCTGTGTTCAACACTGAGGTGTTGATGTCTGCTGTCGGTGTGATTTCACCAGCAGGCTGGAGCTGCCTCTTGAGATTTACTTAAGTAGCGTTTATAGCTGTTACGCTGATGAATGAATTGGAACCTTTGCCTCGATGCATGCCCTTTCTTCCCCAGCATTTGCTGATATTGCGTTGGTTAAATGTCACTTTCATGAGTTTTCATTAAGACCATTTGCTTTTCAATGGAGATTTAACAACCTTTTGTTGCAACTACGAGTGACTTCCATTTGTCATGTTTACACTAAGATCATCCTGTGGGGATGGCAGGGGGTTGGACAGTCTGCTGGTGCAACTGTCACTTCaatgaaacattttacagaaattcaTGTAGTTTCATAAAGTCATGGGAAGATAGTCGAGCTTTTTGTGCTTGTAGGGACACACTGGCTCAGTGACATGTTTCACCCAGACTTGTTTAAATTTGACTCCTGTAATGTAGTTGCACTTTGGATACAATGTTCTTTTCCCTGGTTGTGGTTCCATGGttcctcttctgtttctgttctctggtttgtttttgtttcagtcattGGTACGGCCAACAGCAACATGTTCAGTTTAAATAAGCAGCAGGTCATCTGTCTGGGTGAGGCTAAAAACTGTCCACACAGGTACAAGTGAGGTTACAGGCAAACTCTGCATTTGTCGGACACTTTcctgtttaattttgttttcaagGAAATGTCCCAGACCTCAGTTTTACCAATGGCATTctgctgcatttcatttttcaaaaaaaacaaccgtAACATTTCTGCACAGGATTTTCTGTTGAAGCCAGAATGTGTGACCTCAGGGTTCAGATAACACTGTGCATGAACATTTCCATTACCAAAACAGGAGAGGATAAAAGTGactcctccagtgtgtgtgtgtgtgtgtgtgtgtgtgcaaatgtgtTTACTACTTGTGTGAGGACCTAAATCTTTATACCCCCACATTCTGTGGACAGAAAATTAAAGTCTGTTTATGGTGAAGTTTTGAGGCTGGACTGAACTCAGAGTTGAGTTTAACTGGCTCCTGAGGACTCGGATGTACGTCAGTGCAATGTCCCCAGAATGACTGAAAAcactctgcgtgtgtgttttatgtgtctgAGTATTGGCTTGAGTTTGTTTAATCTTGGAGAAAATCTCtccaggagaaagagaaaggaatGAGGAGACATAAacagaggagtggaagctgcCTTCTGGTCACCAGCTGCTAAATGGAAGagacagataaaaacacactccaTCTTTCTTTGGAAACGTTTATTATGAGGCTCTGTGAAAATACAGTGACAGGTTTTACACTTATTCTTACTTCAAACGACTGAAATTAACCAAAAAAATATCTATGATATTTTCATACGTACATTAAATTTACTGAAAAGACtttatttacatgacaacttttcaaaaaactcAAAATTACTTAGTTCTCCATTGGCCTGCAGCAGTCATACCTTTTACACTCAGAATAAGCTATAAAGAACTGCTATCAGTTTAATcatttctgtttacatttagGCTTCATTCTATTCCAACAATGtgctttaatgaaataaatattagCTTTAatccactttttatttttaaattaatttgaaaaaaagaaaaaaaaatgcaggaaaatggATAATACATGCTGGGAGATATATACATTGCatgttatattttattttttgaaatctACAAAACTAAAATCACATTTGTTGGAAACTGAATAACATTGTGTCCAACAGTTAGGATTAAATCCAAAATACTGATATCTGTTTCATAATTTAGCCAAAGTATTTCTGATTTttacacaaagacaaaacacaataacaacaacatgtTATTCTAAACagagcagcaaacacaaaaacacagacgatTCAAAGTAAACAGACTGGCACAGTTTTCTGGCAGAAATGTGCAGCGTTCTCAATTTAATCAGTAAACTATTCCACCTGCAGCTTATTGATGATTTATTGTCCCAGAGTGGTCAGTCAGTGCTGCAGAAGCTGAGGATGGATGTTGAACAGCAGGTCTTCGTTGCCTCTGCGGATCTGGATCAGAAGCGGCCTGTCGCTCTTCAGCACCTCGTGCACGTCTGCGGTGGTCCCGACCAGCCGTCCGTTCAGTTTCGTGATGACGTCTCCCTCCTTAATCCCTCCGCTGACAccgaagaagagaaaaactcagGATTTTTCCACAATATGTAAAATATCAAGCGAAGCGGAAATGTGACTCATTTTTAGGATCTTTTATGTTGTCTtacatttgcttttttaatACAGTTTCTAAATTTTAACGTGTGGAATGTCCTCATGCTTAAACAAAGCCGTCGTGCCTCGTGTGAAGTGGATACAGAAGACAGACGGCCGAGGTTTGACTGATTCCAGTCGCAGTGATGGTTCAAGTTCCAGTCAGTGAGCAGGAAATGAACATGAAGTCATTGAGTAACGGAGGcacggctctgtgtgtgtgtgtgtgtgtgtgtgtgtgtgtgtgtgtgtgtgtgtgtgtgttctcgtatttctatccttgttggggccaaatgtccccacaaggatagcaaaacgtggaacgacgtgccttgtggggacctttttccggtcctaagtaggagaaacagtgttttcttgaccatgttgttgttactgaaaaaagtaaaagtgcaaaaacatttctttagggttaggctttgttgtggtgtgggttagggttagggtaagggtcagggttaggggctagacatgaatgggagtcaatggaaggtccccacaaggatagaaatacgagactgtgtgtgtgtgtgtgtgtgtgtgtgtgtgtgtgtgtgtgtgtgcatactgaGGCATTTCTCTCGTGTGTGTGAGCATACCTTTCAGCTGGCGTGTCGGGTATGACCTGCTGCACCAGAACTCCGCTGCTGACGTCGGGGAAATCTGGTTTGTGGTGCTTTAACTCTGCAACAAGACTgcaacacaataacacacacacacacacacacacacacacacacacacacacacacacacacacacacacacacacacacacacacacaaaataatgcAAAATCCAACATAGGTGATACtcatcatcacatcacatcacagacTCCTTCTCATTCAAGCCTTTTACATCAGGGAAGTGATCATAACTGATCGTTTATGCTTCAGTTTCTTATAAACTCACGCCTTTGTGATTGTGCTCATCCAGAAGCCCAGAAAGTATCTCCTCACGTCTGACGcctctgaaacaaacacaaacgcgTGATGGAACCTTCCGTCTCAGTTCAGTCACAAACCTTCAGCAGTCAGAGTTTCACCTGCGTCCGCCTGAGGCTCGTCTGTCacttttctctgcttctccttctctgTAAAAACAGTAAAGCATCAAATTATCACATTAAAGACTTCTCAGTCAGCATTTCGACGTTAGGATTATTAGAGGAACTCACCTTTGCTGTGtttgatctgagactctgagagGAAGCGGCTGATCCGGTCCGATGGGATGGCGAAGGAGATCCCTGCCGTCACTTTGAGAGTATTGATCCCGATCACCTCCCCGTcctgtggaaacaaacacacctcCAGACACACGCCACGCCAGATGATGTGTAGctcaacataaaaacacaggGTGGGTTCCTGGAATAATTAAAACTGAGTgaatttttgtccttttttcttctcgttTTAAATAATAATGTTTTAGCCACTGAAGAAGTTCCCATAATCAATACAATCAATAAAATCACTCACCAAGTTAACCAGAGGTCCTCCAGAGTTACCGTACTTCTCACAGGcatgaaacaaaaataatcacaaCGTTAATTCAGCATCCAGACATTAGAAAAACATTGATGGAATTATTGTGTATTTATGGATATGTATTTAATTTACGaaatcagaaataaatttgaGTTCACAGACACACCGTTTTAACCCATTTAAAAAACTACCAATAGTTTCAAATGGGTAAAGTTTTACTTTTATGTAAGAACGTTATAGTTTGAAGGCTTTTAGTTTGTTAGATGAACTTAAAATAAGATGCCTTCAAAAAAAATACTACAGATTCAAATATAAAGCTTTGtacaaagaaaaagtttttgtgGTTAAGTAACTTCAATCACTGAATTCATTCACTCGTAAGATTTTTAGTATGTACTCCTACTAAAGTATAATATACATATTGTAAACAGACAGTTCTTCTCTTTAATCTGTATTTTAGAATGCATTAAGTTCTTTCTTCTTATCTGAAGCTGTTTAccaatgtttcatttttttaaatataaattcttGTGTCATGTTTTGATATGAGTCGATATATTTTTCATGTAAACTGAATCAAATGCCTCAATAGTGCAATTTAATGTGGTTACAAAGTAACAACTTTAAGTCATACAAGAGTAGTTTCTCTCTGATTACTTTTGTTGCATCTCAATTATTTGcattaaagaataaaacatgaattttaTGTTTACATTGATCTGCCCCTTTAactcaatgtgtgtgtgtgtgtgtgtgtgtgtgtgtgtgtgtgtgtgtgtgtgtgtgcagtcacgTTAATGATGGCGTCGGTCTGGATGTAGTCCATGTCCGAGTCCTTGATGCCCAGCTCTTTGCCGTCTCTCTGCGCCGTGCTGACGATGCCGGTGGTGACGGTGTTCTGCAGGGCGAACGGGCTGCCGATGGCCACCACGAACTCTCCGGGCCTCAGCTCGGCCGAGCGGCCCAGAGACAGAACGTGAAGCTTCTTCTGCTCCCAAAgcgtgaaaacacacaaatagcagtgagggagaggaggcggCGACACGGCAGACAGATACAatgttttgtatgttttcaaGCCTGCCGTTTCAGACACTGGATCAATCTCATCCAGCAAATGAGCTTCCAAAATACTATTACCATGACGTGAACATGCTCTCTGCTTCACGCACGGCAAATTCAAAGTGACAGAATTCTAAACATGAACATAATCAACAGTAAgatcatttttaataaattcacaaaaaatCCTGCAATACACTAATTCAAATAATTTATAGGATGATATTCATTGGTCACAAGGCAGAAGCACAAAAAGCAGAAGCTTCACCAGGCAGTCTACAGACttttatgattgttttgttttctagattatttaaagtgtgtttattcTGACACGGAAACACCAATGGGGCATTCTCCTCGATCAGTACTATTTCTAACGTAGATCCTTCAGCAGAGCTTTGccactgctgtttttctctttagaCCCACTGGTCTGATAGTAGGAAGCAATGTGATGCACTGTTCACATGGGATTTCAATCAGATTGGAGAAAATCAAATCAGAAAGAACAGTTTTCATGACACAATTTTAATCATTTAGCTTGATTCTTGCAGTTCATGAATGTCATGGTTCACGTTCAGTGTTCTTGTGTTATTCTGAGGTTTGGgcttttcttctgtgttttgtttgctgttttgtctttgtttcaacGTCCCCTGTGCTCCAGATTTTTCTCCGTGTTTGGATTTTTAGACATTTGAGGATATTTGTCTTGATgtcaaggattttttttgctgcttgcTCCACCTCACCTTTCCACAGTTTCATGCtcagggccttttttttttttcttttccaaggGCCTTTTTGATGAGATGGCTTCATCGGAGGGGACATATTGGAATTCAATTTGCCAAAATAACACTGTTCTGTATGTCATCTTCTAACTAGAATATCTTCAGAAAGTGAATAAATGAAAGTTAAGAAGAGTAGAGCTGCTGTTAAGAGCAGCATCCAGTCAAAATTTGTTCAGTAGTTTGATAAAGTGAGTACAGAAGGACGGAAGGCTGAAGATTAAAGCTTACAAAACCGTCCAAAAATTTGAGGTATGAGTGTGAGAATACACACATCAGCGCGGCGCCTGTGAGTCACAGAGCTCGTGTTCATGAAAGACGTCTGACAGGAAGCTGTCAAACCCCGTCAGGATGCGGCCGTCTCACCTGGGGGTTGATCTTCACGGTGGCGATGTCTGCCTTGCTGTCAACGTCTCTGACCGCCGCCTCGTACGCGTCTCCGTCGTGGAGCTGGACGCGCAGCTGAGGCCTCCCGCTCGCCGACTCGGCCGTGGTCACCACGTGAGCGTTGGTCACTATCACACCAGAGGGGGTCACCACGAATCCAGAACCACTGGAGAGACGCATGTGACGACCCAGGAGAGGGTGtctgcacagaaacaaagacaaTGTCGCTCTTATCATTACTCAGATGTCTAATAAACTCTCTTCACTGTAGATTTtctcacagctgtgtgtgtttgtcctggtAAGTGCTtccgcacacacacctcacaaaCAGCTCGATGTGGACCACGGCTGGGGCGATCTTCTCCACCACGTCGGCGATGAAGTTGAACTTATAGCGAGGGCTGCTGGGATTATGGACCAGAGATCGCCCTGCACAAAAgtcacacatttacacaccacATCCTCCACTGAAGCTGCATTAAATCACTGTTTTGATGATAATGGACTCCTTGAATACATCACAAAGTGTTtgactccatttgattaaagaTGAATTAATTCATGAATGCcaacacttcctgttcttccaGAATTAGTTTTAAAAGGAATGAATAAGATTTGATAAAGACTTTAAACTGTTCTATTTGAAATTTTTTGGAACATCTAAAACTGATTTCAAGATTACGACACAAGCTGAGTCTGGATCTTTATCCGTCACGGTCCTGGAAGTTTTGGTTTTCTTAATCTTTCCCGATGCAATAGAATTTTATGTTTTACCTCAAGATTTAATTCAGGGGATGTAATTGTTTACAATAAACATCCAACTGCTGGCATATAGTCCAAGAACTTTtcatatgcagatgacacacgaTTGTACAGCAAAGGAAATGTTTAACAAGTCGACCCTCTTTAAATATATTACTGTCATTTTATTGATGTGAACTAAAACTGTGATATATGGAAGCGTACCCAAAAAAATcttagtgtgtgtgagtgtgtgtgtgcgtgcctgcaCTGGACCCATCTCCCAAAAGGGTTCAAGATGTCTAAAAAACCCTTTTCTATAATTTTGCTTGTActttaattacagaaattttaattCAGTAGAGTCAATAAGTTgaatcagtttttattttttttcgttttcagaCATTTGATGAAACAAAGAATATTTTTGTcataaagaatattataaagtTTGATAACAAAGAAAATAGTGCTTTTATCTTGtttcctgtaaaaaaaattttttttctttaaaccaaCAGCTTCCATTAAGTTCATTGTAATATTCAAACATCCCATCTTAACTGCATCATGAATCAAGCAAAATGACTCAGTCCTCGGTAGTTTTACAGCCAGCCTTTGTCTTACTGTGACTCTCCAGTAAACCTCGGGATCCTACCTGCTCCCTGGGGCGCGCAGGGTCCTTTGTGCGCCTGGATAACTGCTTCTCTCCCCTTGTTCACAGCCTTTCGACTGGCTGCTCTCATCTTACACACATTGCTGTAGGTTTTCCCGTCGCTTCCGCACACTCGGTGCTGCGTCTTGCACCGGCAGGCCCCCGCGGAGCCGCGCCCCCGCCGTCCGGCCTGGAGCCGGAGCGGCCACCGGCACTCCAGGCCGTCCCCGCACGGCAGGTCGTTCTTCCGGCCGCAGGGGTCTCCGTCTCGGGGCGAGCACACCAGGCAGCAGTTGCATCTGTCCAGGACGTATCCCCCGAGGCAGCTGGGGCTCGGACACAAGCTCACATCGCACCGGGACGCGCACTTCTCCGCGCGCACCGGCTGCGTAAAGACAAAAACTACTGCGAGTAAAACCCTCTGCATCGTGGTAAATATTGACAAGCTTCAAAGTGGGTTAGTGgggttttctcctctcttttcatgaggtcaaattaaAGTCTGATGCAGGAAGCCTGCAGCATCTTGGTTTTTGCTTTGAAACGTGagttcagcctccagcaggggtGAAAAAATGGCTCATGTCTATATGAAGTCTGTTTAGATTGAACTCATACAGGAGTCATCTGTGTCTGCATATTTTGACAGTCTGGTCACTGTGCAGCACTCACCTCTGACAAACACTCAAGTCCCATTCAATGAAGCCCAGcaggagaagaaacttacaCCATCTAGTGGGGATAATTACGCACAACAACCAGTTCTGGAGAAGGCACTTCAGAGAAAACCTTTGCCATTTCAGTAGGATATATTACAATTCTTGTGATCAACGCAACACCAATTGACATATTTATGAAACCAGCATTCCTGGTGATAAAAATTCTGTTCTCACAGCATAAAGATGAC
The nucleotide sequence above comes from Salarias fasciatus chromosome 6, fSalaFa1.1, whole genome shotgun sequence. Encoded proteins:
- the LOC115389868 gene encoding serine protease HTRA3-like; the protein is MRVRLPSALPVLLSLILCIEVLNLTQALKDGKSPIQLVQMPRVVVERSRSGGQGRVVTLGNAFTQTFHCKRPFFSSWGRNKEGDVDEAVSVALRMIGAQPVRAEKCASRCDVSLCPSPSCLGGYVLDRCNCCLVCSPRDGDPCGRKNDLPCGDGLECRWPLRLQAGRRGRGSAGACRCKTQHRVCGSDGKTYSNVCKMRAASRKAVNKGREAVIQAHKGPCAPQGAGRIPSPRYKFNFIADVVEKIAPAVVHIELFVRHPLLGRHMRLSSGSGFVVTPSGVIVTNAHVVTTAESASGRPQLRVQLHDGDAYEAAVRDVDSKADIATVKINPQKKLHVLSLGRSAELRPGEFVVAIGSPFALQNTVTTGIVSTAQRDGKELGIKDSDMDYIQTDAIINYGNSGGPLVNLDGEVIGINTLKVTAGISFAIPSDRISRFLSESQIKHSKEKEKQRKVTDEPQADAEASDVRRYFLGFWMSTITKALVAELKHHKPDFPDVSSGVLVQQVIPDTPAESGGIKEGDVITKLNGRLVGTTADVHEVLKSDRPLLIQIRRGNEDLLFNIHPQLLQH